One region of Xylanimonas ulmi genomic DNA includes:
- a CDS encoding c-type cytochrome, with the protein MKALAARRHHRAAPVVLLLLALLVTGGVYAALAPSPANAATASTADIETGKQLFQANCATCHGPNAEGTADAPSLVGVGAAAVDFQVSTGRMPMQMSGPQAQAKPRQMDEDQTAALAAYVASLGAGPAIPTDAQVDASKGDAANGMALFRTNCAMCHNAVGAGGALSQGKFAPSLLQTSERNLYQAMLTGPQSMPVFNDATITPEGKRDIIAFIDEQHAGSAGGFALGSLGPVSEGLWAWVVGLGIMIAGAIWIGAKSS; encoded by the coding sequence GTGAAGGCACTCGCCGCCCGCAGGCACCACCGGGCAGCCCCGGTCGTGCTCCTGCTGCTGGCGCTGCTGGTCACGGGCGGCGTGTACGCCGCCCTCGCCCCGAGTCCGGCGAACGCCGCGACCGCCAGCACCGCGGACATCGAGACCGGCAAGCAGCTGTTCCAGGCGAACTGCGCGACCTGCCACGGCCCCAACGCCGAGGGCACGGCCGACGCGCCCTCGCTGGTCGGCGTCGGCGCCGCCGCCGTCGACTTCCAGGTCTCGACCGGCCGTATGCCGATGCAGATGAGCGGCCCGCAGGCCCAGGCCAAGCCCCGGCAGATGGACGAGGACCAGACCGCCGCGCTCGCCGCGTACGTGGCCTCGTTGGGCGCCGGCCCGGCGATCCCGACGGACGCCCAGGTGGACGCGTCGAAGGGCGACGCCGCCAACGGCATGGCGCTGTTCCGCACCAACTGCGCGATGTGCCACAACGCCGTCGGCGCCGGCGGCGCCCTGTCGCAGGGCAAGTTCGCGCCGTCGCTGCTGCAGACCTCGGAGCGCAACCTCTACCAGGCGATGCTCACGGGCCCCCAGTCGATGCCGGTGTTCAACGACGCGACCATCACGCCCGAGGGCAAGCGCGACATCATCGCGTTCATCGACGAGCAGCACGCCGGATCGGCTGGCGGCTTCGCGCTCGGCAGCCTCGGACCGGTGTCCGAGGGTCTGTGGGCGTGGGTCGTCGGCCTGGGCATCATGATCGCCGGCGCGATCTGGATCGGAGCGAAGTCCTCGTGA
- a CDS encoding cytochrome c oxidase subunit 3: MSTIDTAAAPTAHQHVSVNRPNPVSVGTIVWLASELMFFAGLFAMYFTVRSVMDPAEWAAETERLNVPFALLNTTVLVLSSVTCQMGVLAAERFKPVRTGKLWQAGQWGMNEWMTLTYLMGAFFIGGQIFEYSSLIHEGLTISSSSYGSVFYLTTGFHGLHVVGGLIAFLFLLGRSFAAKRFGHHEATTAIVTSYYWHFVDVVWIALFAVIYLLQ, translated from the coding sequence GTGTCCACGATCGATACGGCTGCTGCCCCCACCGCCCATCAGCATGTGAGCGTCAACCGGCCGAACCCGGTCTCGGTCGGGACGATCGTCTGGCTCGCCAGCGAGCTCATGTTCTTCGCGGGCCTCTTCGCGATGTACTTCACGGTCCGCTCCGTGATGGACCCGGCCGAGTGGGCCGCCGAGACCGAGCGGCTCAATGTGCCGTTCGCACTCCTCAACACCACGGTGCTGGTGCTGTCCTCCGTCACCTGCCAGATGGGTGTGCTCGCCGCCGAGCGCTTCAAGCCCGTCCGCACGGGCAAGCTCTGGCAGGCCGGCCAGTGGGGCATGAACGAGTGGATGACACTCACCTATCTCATGGGCGCCTTCTTCATCGGCGGTCAGATCTTCGAGTACAGCTCGCTCATCCACGAGGGCCTGACCATCTCGTCGAGCTCCTACGGCTCCGTCTTCTACCTGACGACGGGCTTCCACGGCCTGCACGTCGTCGGCGGCCTCATCGCCTTCCTCTTCCTGCTCGGCCGCTCCTTCGCCGCCAAGCGCTTCGGGCACCACGAGGCCACGACGGCCATCGTGACGTCCTACTACTGGCACTTCGTCGACGTCGTCTGGATCGCTCTCTTCGCCGTCATCTACCTGCTCCAGTGA